A portion of the Haemorhous mexicanus isolate bHaeMex1 chromosome 3, bHaeMex1.pri, whole genome shotgun sequence genome contains these proteins:
- the CD164 gene encoding sialomucin core protein 24, with translation MGRTLTTFTFPIAIVSVACCLCGLAAIATATETSTVSPPTSVTVPNVTVTPSSNATVTPTNATTASSNATTASSNVTTASSNATTASPATTPHTPIANVTNATTHAPQPKTTVTSATTTATAAGSNTTVPTVAPVPVPRKSTFDAASFIGGIVLVLGLQAVIFFLYKFCRSKDRNYHTL, from the exons ATGGGCCGGACACTTACGACATTTACGTTCCCGATCGCCATCGTTTCCGTGGCGTGCTGCCTCTGCGGGCTGGCCGCGATCGCAACGGCGACCGAGA cTTCCACAGTTTCTCCTCCTACCAGTGTTACTGTGCCCAATGTCACTGTAACACCTTCTTCCAATGCCACTGTAACACCCACCAATGCGACCACAGCGTCTTCCAATGCCACCACAGCATCTTCCAATGTGACCACGGCATCTTCCAATGCTACCACAGCCAGTCCTGCCACCACACCTCATACTCCTATAG CCAACGTCACCAATGCAACTACTCATGCTCCTCAGCCTAAAACTACTGTGACTTCAGCCACCACAACAGCCACTGCTGCAG GTTCAAATACTACTGTTCCTACTGTGGCTCCTGTACCTGTTCCACGCAAATCTACGTTTGATGCTGCGAGTTTCATAGGTGGAATTGTCCTTGTTCTGGGTCTGCAGGCtgttattttcttcctgtaCAAATTCTGCAGATCTAAAGACCGAAATTACCACACGCTTTAG